From the Salarias fasciatus chromosome 16, fSalaFa1.1, whole genome shotgun sequence genome, one window contains:
- the LOC115402743 gene encoding LOW QUALITY PROTEIN: olfactory receptor 11G2-like (The sequence of the model RefSeq protein was modified relative to this genomic sequence to represent the inferred CDS: inserted 1 base in 1 codon), which produces MNDKLNFTYLALGGYVEVMKYSYLYFFVTLALYLFIIFSNVSIVYVIWTHQNLHEPMYIFIAALSLNSLFFSTAIYPKLLINSLSDKQIVSLQACIFQYLXFYTAGSADFLLLAAMAFDRYVSICKPLLYPTILRKKTITALLFLSWFLPVCSSVCPAILIAKEKLCNFTLRGIFCNNSLLKLHCVRSTIMLIYGLIGLMNFGVLPVLFILFTYMKILVISYRSSRVVRKKAAETCIPHLLVLISFSLLAAYDIISARVDFNLPKTVRLIMSLQVVLCNPLFNPLIYGIK; this is translated from the exons aTGAATGACAAATTGAACTTTACATATTTAGCTCTTGGTGGGTATGTAGAGGTGATGAAATACAGCTATCTTTACTTTTTTGTCACTTTGgcactttatttattcataatatTCAGCAATGTATCTATTGTGTATGTAATCTGGACTCACCAAAACCTGCATGAGCCGATGTACATTTTCATTGCAGCCCTCTCACtgaattcccttttttttagcACTGCCATCTACCCAAAGCTTTTGATCAATTCTTTATCTGACAAGCAGATTGTATCTCTTCAAGCGTGtatttttcagtatt tgtTTTATACTGCAGGATCAGCAGATTTTTTGCTGCTGGCAGCCATGGCTTTTGACAGATATGTGTCTATATGCAAACCTCTGTTATATCCAACTatcttgaggaaaaaaacaatcacggctttattgtttttatcttGGTTTCTGCCTGTTTGTTCAAGTGTATGTCCAGCGATACTGATTGCCAAAGAAAAACTCTGCAACTTCACTTTGAGAGGAATATTTTGCAACAATTCTCTCTTGAAGCTTCACTGTGTGAGGTCAACAATCATGCTCATCTATGGTTTGATTGGATTGATGAATTTTGGTGTTCTTCCTGTGCTCTTCATACTTTTCACGTACATGAAGATACTTGTGATTTCCtacagaagcagcagagttgttagaaaaaaagcagcagagacTTGTATACCTCACTTGTTGGTTCTAATTAGTTTCTCTCTTCTAGCCGCGTATGACATTATTTCAGCTCGAGTAGATTTTAATTTACCGAAAACTGTCCGTTTAATCATGAGTCTACAAGTGGTTTTATGCAACCCTCTCTTCAACCCTCTTATATATGGtattaaatga